The following DNA comes from Rosa rugosa chromosome 5, drRosRugo1.1, whole genome shotgun sequence.
TCTATGCTTAAGGGAGACAATAATGTGTTAAAGTTATTGCTAATCTaataaacaacaaaaaagaTCATGTGATGCTTAAATTATGCTAATGCATCAGTATGATGGATTAATGCACTTAAATTAGGCGATGAGAAATGCCAACTATTTTTTCCATTTCATTCATTTTTGTCTTCAATGTTCTTTTCCTCATTTGATATTGTGTCCTAATAGAAAATTGATTGATTCCGGATTGATGAAAATCATCTTTTATTAGTAGTCTACTAGTCTTATTGCTACTGAATGTGtatatttattaaataaaaatttgaaGACTAAAGGGTTGGCTTTTGTTAGTTTTTTGTTCAAATGAGGTAGAAATTAATAGTTCGATCTTGAGAATATATTGAAGAATGCAAAAGCATTTGAGAAACATTGCGGAACAAATGTTTGTTTGATCAGACTTATTGTGATGGAAACATTGTGAAAGAATTTTGTGTTTGATCAGACTCATTGTGATGGGAAAATTGTAAAAGAAATGTGTATATGACCAGCCTcattgagatttaatttttctaGTAGAAACGTCGACAAATAATTGGTTCATTTTACAATTAAAAATGTACAACAACTAGTTCGTGGAGTTGAACTCAGAACTTTTCACTTAAAAAGTAAACCACTTATGTTACTAGACCAAACGATAGCTAACTACTTTCTCCATTTTATTCATTTTTGTCTTCTGTGTGTTTTTTCCTCATTTGATATTGTGTCTTAAATCAAAATTGATTGATTCTGGATTAGTCTTTAAAAATCATCTCTTAGTAGTCTTCTAGTCTTATTGCTACTTAAATTgtatatttattatataaaacTTTGAAGACTAACGGGTTCgattttgttactttttttGTTCAAATGAGGTAGAAATTCGATCTTGAGAATATATTTAAGAATGCAAAAGCGAATGAGAAACATTGTGAAAGAAATGTGTGTATGATCAGACTCATTGAGGAGGGAAAATTGTGAAAGAAATGCGTGTATGATCAGACTCATtgggattttattttttttaattttcttagtAGAAATNNNNNNNNNNNNNNNNNNNNNNNNNNNNNNNNNNNNNNNNNNNNNNNNNNNNNNNNNNNNNNNNNNNNNNNNNNNNNNNNNNNNNNNNNNNNNNNNNNNNNNNNNNNNNNNNNNNNNNNNNNNNNNNNNNNNNNNNNNNNNNNNNNNNNNNNNNNNNNNNNNNNNNNNNNNNNNNNNNNNNNNNNNNNNNNNNNNNNNNNGAATGaggtcatagttgagtgaccatttgtgatatatatacagatcctatccagagcgaggcctcgctctgaaattaaagtgcgaggttggagtttagggtcacttttcggtctcatatccacatctcaaccgttcaatttttaggtactaatatatagatcatctctgcaaaatttcaaccaaattgataatctttaaggtatctaactcgcttaaactaatggacgaactgaatctgtccaacctgaaccgtactagctttaaggcagttatcaatgccttaacgaccatcaatttggctgaaattttgcatagatgatctatatattagtacctaaaaaactgaacggtcgagatgtggatatgcgaccgaatagtgaccctaaactccaacctcgcactttaatttcagagcgaggcctcgctctggataggatctgtatatatatataatattttattttttttgaatcaagcccacgaggggaaataatatattcatcacaagacagaataggtcgttacatacccttctgctGTCATTTAAGGCCATAGAcagtcatttaaggacatagataGACAAGAAAATAGTGGTAGTATCCaccagtggtacatagaaacaGACCcgctcattatacattcaaatacgtagaggtagcggagACCCtcttttggtactactccaaagGCGTCAGAGATACTTAAGAGTGCACATCGGTGcttagtttcctaatacaagaaattattgtaatttagacAAACTAAAAAACATATGAATGGGCTTAGGGCTCAAAAACCCTGACCTAAATTAGAAAGCCCAATAGGACATCCCCAAGAGAAAGAGGACCAAGGCCCAGCAAGATAAGGTTGACCCAAACCCATACCACATCTCCACCACACCCTCAGCCACCTGTACAGCGCCGATGCTGTTCCGCAACCTGCGAACTAGCACCACCAGCCTCGCCATGAGCCGCTCATGAGAAAATGTCGTCGAGCTCCGCCTCGAGTCTGCGTTGTCCTGAGCCCCACGAAGCCCGCATCGCAGCCCAGGGCTCCAAACACACACCGCTGGATCTGGAAGTCCTCCATGAGCGCGCCCAACTGGATTTGCACAGAAAACGACCACAAAACGCCCAGAGATGTTGCCCAATACTTGCCGCCAACCATCCTGGCAAAAATCCCTAGCCAAACCCCTTCTTTTCAAACCTCAACCCAGGGCAATGAAGTACCCGTCCAGCAGCCAGCACAGGGACAACGCGGCAATGCCGGCTCTACCCATGGCCACCGCCGGACGGGAAATGTTTGGAGGTGTTGGTGCTCTCCCGCAACGCTAGGgctaagagagagagaatacgATATCTTAAATATATTGAATAAATTAAAGGTTGCTTTACTTCCAAgatttattcaaaaaagaaaaaatctattCCCAAGTGTAAGACCTAATTTAGACTATCATATGGAATTTCATTAGTCACAAGTGTGGATTACTTAAGTAACAAATATAAAAGATTACATAATATATTGCAAATTGAATTACTTGCAAATAAACAATTGTGATTGTGCTAATTGGAAGATATGGACACCTAATCCTATGTGGATTATGCTTAGTTTACTCATATATGAATATGTAAGGTATGCTAGCAGAAGAAGTTGAATCCATGAACTACAAGGAATTCTTTCAGGGAAGGATTAGAGATTTAGAGATCATTCCTATATAAATCCAGGTCATGTTCTCACAATAACCAAATAAATATCGGGAAAAAGTTAATCAATGTGAATAAGAGATTCAATGTCTAACCACCAGGAATTAGAAAGGACATAATAGGTTAGTCTCAATATAAACaaagatagaaaaaaaaaaaaacatttcttTGCTGGCCAATCTCTATACTAATGGCTTTATCTCTTGAGGTGGCCAATTTTATTATAGAAAAGGCCTTGAAAACAGTTTGATCTAGTTTGTGTTTGCGTCAACCCTATGAATAAGTTAGATCCTCTAGAGGGCCTTTGTGGAAAATTTTGCTTTTAACGCTATAGTTCTTCGACTGCTCTTTTGTCACCAAATTCACAGTCACAAAATCACAAACTCGATCAGCTATTTacgagtgtttttttttttttttgtcttttttattttgagtctAACCTAATACTTCTTGCTGGTGGTTAGACAACAGATCCCATATCTTACAAGGATTCAGAAAAAAGAGAACTCCAAGTAAAGAAGAACAAAACTTGTTCCTAAGCAATGGAATGAAGATTGCAGTACAGGGCATAGGACTTTTGTTATGATCTAGTTTTTTGTTAGAGTTGCATAGTGTTTTCTATATTATGTGAGAATGAATTTGATTTCTTGTTCCCAACTTGTTGAGAATGATTTTAGGTttttcactatttttttttttttgaatgaagacatagccaatatattgatcaaaagccagaatgaccattacatatcattctGCTGTCATTTAGACAGACAACAAAATGTGTCAGTACCTATTGTGATACATAGAAGCAAGTCACTCATTTGACTTTTTTTTACATCAAAATAGCATAAATCCTCCACTAGTACTACTCCAGAAAATTCGATAGAACCACGAAAAGTGCGTAGCTCCCTAAAATACTTAGTGAATTTATTAGAAGTAAACAAAATTGCTAACATAATGCAAGCCTAGAACAACCAGGCCTAATTAACTCAGGCCCAAGAGAGTAGCCCAAGACCAATTGAGCCCATACCCTAGCAAATCGGCCTAAACATGGCTCAAGAATCCATCCACGTCGCACATTCAGCCGCCCATCGCCACCATTTAATCCCACGTTGCCACAACCTTGACTCTGCTGATCCCATACGCAGTCAACGAAGCAACCTCAACCATCATGGGGCAAGCGCTGTTGCCACAGACCCCAGAATCAGAGTAGTCTGACCACAAACACAGAGACGTTGCACCAGAACCGCCGCCGAGGCACAATCTGCCAAACTTCGAGCAACAACCATCCAAAACCGCTGCCTTTGAGCCCAACTTTTGGATCACCAATTCAGCAACATCACAAAGACAGCAGCAAAGCATCGAGGCCCGCCAAACATCGTTTGCCACCAGGTAAGCACAAATTTGCAAACAAAGTCGTTCTTTAGGGGGCGTGCTCGATGAAGAGATCGGCgcttttgtgtatatatataaaaaaaaaaatctcttttctCTAATAAAATTGAGTTGAAATTATTTTAAGATAATTCTTATGTTGGCATTGCTTCTCAAATCAATAGATTTGAAGTAAATTTGAAATGGGAAAGTTTGATTTGAAGTAAATTTGAAATGGGAAAGGACCACGTAAATGATTAACACGTAAAACCAGGCTTGCATGTGACTCGCCTCTGCATCGATGCGGAAAGTGGAAACACTTTACATTTTGGAAAGTAGGAAGATTCCACATATTGACGTTAACCTCAGGTTGCGTACTCCGTCGCCTTCACTTGCTATATGTTTCTAACTTTTCTGATTATTATCGATAATTTTGTTCTATCTAAAATATTCTGATCATaaacttttatatatatgcTTCATACTAAAGCTTGCTTGCTTAACAATTTTCAGAGAAGTACAAACTTTTATATATTTCCTTATTCACGTCGGACCCAAACTTGTATAACACCGCAATATAGATAAATTCATGCAGATAATATGAGATTTAAATATCTGAACATCTGTGGCAAAAGTATACTTCTCTATCCAACCACATTTTAAGAATCTTCACGCAAATAAGATTCTGATAGGTATCACATCGGATATACAATATTGACCTAAAATGCGCTAAAATACTTAAATTGGTAAAAAGTTGGCCCACAATGTATAATAAACTGGTCACTAGGCATCTAAACATCTGTGGCAAATCTATACAACCACATTTTCATGTAATTTTTGTCGGTAATTAAAGGAGTGTATATAATTTTGGATCAGATAGTTGAAGGAGAGTTTTAGATTTGGTTACTCTGAGCCTCGATCTATCGTGATGTCTCTTTCCCTTCCTGTCAATGAACCCATGATTTTGGATGAGTAGGAAAGTTTGATTTTGGGTGAGGACCACCATTGCAGTGTCCTGGAAAGCTACAGAGATGACCCCATGCAGATGGAAACATATTATTCTAATTTCAACCGAATATAGAGATTCAAACCCTAACGTACTATTGTACTGCTGGTACGTGGTTTGAAAGGGGTGGCTGATGTTCACTCAGATCGATCAGGGTCGACTTTGATCCATGTATAATTGCATGATTGGGTGCCGAGGGGATCCACACAGAAATGATGAATACCGAAGTTAGATTCAGAAGTATCCATCTGACAAAGACGAAACTATTTGGTGTCAAACTGTCAATTAATGTCATTTGTCCACCTCCATATATTTTTCCCTCCGTTTATCAAATTCTATTCGGTTTttgaaaatcatataaattgcttcatattaaatctgattttttattttttatgatttttaaATTTGCTTCATGTATGTTTAATCTGGTGCACTATTTAATTGTGTAGAAGTTAATTTTACAAGTTAGGATAATTATGGTTGAAGTTGAGCCTTTATTGTTGTTACATGCATGATCATGGGCTTAGAAACCTACTTGTGTATATTAGACTTCAGCTAGCTATATATTGTGAGTTAGACTTCTGTTGTGGATTTTGTCTGTGCATGTGGACATTTACTTAAAAGGGTAGTAGAGATGACTTCACCTATGTCCCTCTTCATTGTTGACGATACATTGATCATCGAACTGCCTATTTGGTGGATCAATTTGGTTGTCGAGATGCTTAACCGACGTCATTTGTAGTGGTGTACATTTGACGTCTGGTCTCGACATGGCTTTTGCTCTCCTCGGTTCCGGTCTCTAGTTATTAGTGTTTAGGGGAGACTTGTATATATCTATCCACCACGCAATGTGTTTGCAGTCTGTAATGGAGATTCGTGGTTCTATATATATGTAAGGGATTAGGGTTATTGTTGATTGCGTTAATGGAATAGCAATGGTTTTTAGGCCTAGAACTATTTCCAATTAAATTGTACCTAAGTCTAGGATTTGAGACCGAGGTTGCAACTTTGGCTACCTCACCGTTGTATTTGAATTCCGGCTCTCGGACTAACCAAGAATTTGTGCATATTGTCGTTCAGTTCATGTTTATGTTTGCAATTTTACAGCTCCGTTTTTAATTTCAATATCCTAGCTACATGCTGATATTGTACAACAAAAAGGAAATCTGAACTAGGGGGAAAAGGTGTCATAAATTTGGAGTAGGGCAGCTGCTTGTCTACTTGACTACTATTCCCATATTAAATATCACCGTCTTATCCGATCAGAATTGCTCTGAAGCTTCCCGCATGCACATGGCTGGCTACCCCAACTCCAGGAACTAAAATCGTGTCCCTCTTGCAAAAAACAATAGCATGTTCGAAATGTATGTTAGTTATCACAAAAGTCAGAAGTACTTGAAAATACATATTTCCAGAAAGAAAGCTGATCACATCTTCTAATTTAAAACTTATGACAACCGCAGTAAATAATCATCACAAACAAAAAAGCAGCCAAAAACACAACTTCCATGCTAACAATAATTTACGTTACATTAACAAGTTCTCGTCAGAGCAGAACCAAAAGCTAAAAAACAGATTAACTTCAAGTCCCAAGGCTGGCTACCGTTACTCGCAGAATTTGATTCTCAACTTCAAACCAAATCCAAACAGAGAGAAGAAGACAAGACTAATATTAATTTACGCTTAATTAATAATGAAGATCATGAAGACTAATCAAATCTCATTGCTGAACATGGTCTTGTTCTGAACCAAAGAGTTCTTGCAATGAGCAATTGCGCCTTGAATTGCACTCTGAAGCTCCTCCATCGACGATCTGTCCACCGCTGCGTACGACGTCGTTGCTCCTGCTCTACCCGCACTCGAGCCACCTGCCGGTTGACCGGTCTGGGACAAAACACCCGAGTGGCTGGGCGAGCAGCGCATCGAAGATGGGCAGCTCGAAACACAGCCTCTCCTTCTCGGGTACCTCAAGTTACCCGAGAAGGAATGAGAAAACCCGCCATTAGTGCTCTCTCTATTTCTCGCGCTGGCCTTGCCCGATAACTCGTGATCCGTACTACTCGCGAGTTTCTCGGATCTAATCTCGGCCGACGTCGCCGTCGTCATTTTCTGTTGTTTTTGGGAGAGCTTCTCGTACAGTGGCTTGACCTTCTTCATGTACTTTCTGATAACCTCCTTGGCGGTGTTGCTCGCTCGCTTGACGGAGTTAGATCCGGAGACGACGTCGTTGTGATCCGCGTCCACGACCACTCTGTGTTGTTGTTTATTCGGATCCTTCTTGAACACAGAAGAGAATCTCGACAAAGAGAAGTACTTGCTGTTCTTCTTGATCTGCGACTGGGAGCTCAAGTTATGGATTTGAAGAACATCTTGCTTGACAACAACGTCGTTGGATGAGTACTTGCTGTTGAGGCGCTTGAACTCGTCCTCCTCGGCGACGGAGCTGGGCCTGGCGGAGGAGTCGCACGAGTCACGTGAGTCGTTGGAGCTGCTGCCGGTGGAGTCACGTGAGGAGGTGGTGTCGGAGGCcgcggaggaggaagaggaagacgaggagggtaggaggaggagagtGCGGACCATGGAGAGGCGAGGGGAGAGATGGAGAGGGAGGAGCTGGCCCTTGTAGAAGAGCTCGTCGGCGGGGCGGCAGAGAGGGGTGGATGATTTGCGAGGCGAGCAGGAGATGGTGAACTCGAAATCcgacgaggaagaggaagagaacGAGTGGGTTGGCGAGGGCGGGAGGGTGTGGGATTTCTGGTCTAGCTTCTTATTCCTCCCCATATTTTTCTTGTGTGAGTTCTTCTGCTACATAATACTCGTCTGAGTTGTAGAGTTTGGGATATAATGGTTGTGTTTGTGGTCCATTTGGTGTGTGATTAGTACGTTAGAGAGAGCTTTCTAATCAGTTGGTGGATCTGAGAGGTGTTGAATGCTCACACTCACAATCCTCACATGGGATGACGGGATGAGTTTGGAGTTTGGACTACTCCTCTCTCACCGTGTGGGGGAAGTGAGTATTTAGGGTTAAGGTTTAGGTGTCTCGTGCCATAAACGTGAAAGGTGGGGTAATTTAATTGCTTGACGTATTATACTAAAAGATATCTTTGTGAATTTACGGGAAGGCGGGTGTTGTGATTAGGAAGTGTGCTGGATCATGTGACACCCTAATCATCATCATATTGTTGTGTAGCAAATTACGGGGTCGTATTCAACTTTCAATGAATTGTTATGTAATCAAAGAGATGCTCTAGTAATTTGTACAATACAGTGTAAACTTATAAATCACTCTAAATTTTGGAGAACCATGATTCGTTTCGGAATTAGTCATTGTTGAAGAAATTAGGGTGCTGATGTCCTCAATGAACTCACCATGCGCTTAGGAATTGCATGCTTCAATATTGGTGAGTcgtctttatttcatttaagaGGATAGGTATGAATATgattggaaattattctatgcaccgacggtgcaaataacccaacacttataagatgatctcaacccttgatatttataattaatattttattaataacctaaaaGTGTAtctaatataatctaaccatccatttatgtcggtgcaagtgcacgtcggtgcaagtgcacgtcggtgcactgaatcctccATTGGTTCATGAATTATATTGTACAAGATTTTTTTACAACTTCTAATTTTGGAAATATTAATAATATCGTGCCATTTTTGTTTGTTATGCTACTATTGAGCTGGATCTTAATCTAGTCTCCTCTCTTGGCTACTTTTcggattttaattttaaaaaagaaaaacaatcaaCTCTATATTTATTTCACTAAATACATGGTAATAAGCAAATGACGTCATTTGTCATTTATTTGCACGAATATAAAATGATAATATCTTGTTTTTGCCCTTTATAGAGATTCTGTTATTAGTGCGCTTGATCGTAAATTAATTTTTCATAAAACGCTCGTTGTTTAACTTGtatataattataaaaatagAAAGGCGATAAATAACTCTCTTACAATTTTGGCGAATCGGATCTCACTATTTATACTTACAGCTGTTTGATCTCACAATTCTCTTGCTGTAGGATGATTAATCTTCTGATCAAACTGCAGATTGCAGGATGCCTTTTCCCTATATTTTATTGCATGCACTAAACCCTTAAGACCGAACTATTTGCTAATTGTTGTGTATTGTTAATAATCTAGCAGCTAGATCAAATTTGGTACGTACTTAGAGCATTTCCAACAATAGAATTTacattttagttaaatttagctaaagttaAGAAATATAACTATTGATTTAATAATGTTGCTCCAACAGTAGTAGTTATTTGTAAGTGATATACTCTATATTTTATCGAATTGTAAattgacatgtggacaaaagatGAGAGAGATACATAACTTTTGTTTTAGCTATTCTTGATTGTCTAGCTAAATATAACTAGTCATTTTAGCtaaaattaaatttaacttaGCTATAGCTAGTCTGTTTGGAGTTGAGTTTTTCTTAAAAAATAGTATtatatagctaaaaattgaatttagctATTCTGTTAGAGATGCCCTAAAACTCTGATGCCAGCCACAGTTGTCAACTTGTCATGCTTAAATTTGCAGCAAAGATAATTAATTAGCATGGTTTCGTATCAATTTGCGTTATACAATCAATCTATGCTATTTTTAAGAAATATGTAATTAAGTCACATGGGTTTTGTTAAAGAATTAATGAGGGATGTGACTTTGGAAGAACCTTAACATTTGTCATCGATATAGAAAAAGTCACAGTTTCCAAAACAGGGTTTATTAACTGTAGATCGAGGAGTAATGGAACTATAATTATAAGTACAAATCATGCATGGCGGATATAGCTTTTCGATGCATTGGAAAGCTGTAAAATAAGCTTAATATGTATCAAATTAGTGGAGATTAGAGCTATTAATTAAGAGTGCTATGCGTGAAGTAATTGATTGGTAACCAGACGATTAACATCAGATGATCGTTGGGTCTTGGAAACTTTTCGCCCCGATTattttgttaatgtctaagattcagcggtagctggATCTTGGTCAACGCTGGTTCGATGGCTAACCGTTACTTATGATCTCTTGGTTGcttccgctatctgtcaaataaaatacaaagggagaccgcggttggcggttttctcttctccgatgcctaagttagtcaatgtatttgtgttgacagaataacgatATGTAAGTAGtcaatgcgtaattaatgaggagagaggagtaccttttataggtggggaagaggttgatctcttccttgttttcgatatgggactgatatgcttcagtccccagttTCTGATGTTTCAGCGAGGTGATCTTGGCGCGGCAcgtcagcggtgatctcggGATGAGCCGGAGCTCAGGTGTCAGGTGATAGCCTGCTTGGTTGTGTTTCTGTAGGTCACACATTCGATAgttgttggtaccgctggcgacagtatgagcgtggctcattgtagctaattatgtttaggcaaatgctcatgtaagtacaagtcccccaagtccctaGTCAAGGatggcaatcttggttggggggttgcctagcggtttgaagcgttacttctgctagtcttgcgaaagcataattagcgtcagtgcgttgtcaaccatggatttgttctgagcaaacgctttataccctttcgggtgggcccctgctaggcccccacTCCCCGACTAAGATAGGCCTCCATATGGCTGGATgtttgtttgatgaggggagctgcgttgagcagtgggtgttaggtagcgagcctaatctttgatacccaagcgtcgggggtcAGTTGCCTGATCAGGGCCATTGTCTGACGacgttgacatatccctttacTCTTTCCAGGAGGAGAAAACCTGACTGCAACgtcgcgtggcggtcgttgtagTTAGGATACGTTGCCTCAGGAGCTGCCTCTGGCTGGACTCTCTCCGCTTAGAGGTAGCGGCAAAAAGCGCCTCTTAGCGCAATGTGGCGTAGCGGGGATCTTCTCTTGTAAGATGAAAGgtgagaagttctgctagcggtgctgcgctcagcggagactatctcacttgcaagatgaaaggtgAGAAGTTCCGCAAGCGGTGttgcgctcagcggagactgtctcacttgcaagatgaaaggtgagaattccgctagcggtgttgcgctcagcggagactgtctcacttgcaagatgaaaggtgagaagttccgctagcggtgttgctcttagcggagactatctcgcttgtcGATTAGTATGATTGCTCTTGACGATTAATTTGGATAAACGTTTCGTCTGACAGAGTCCGGCACGTGTCTTTTATGTACTGGGTTGGCGCGTGGGTGCACGTCGTCTCCGCACGCCTGTCTTTTCACCATTAATGCGAGTTAATACTgctttcgtaaccgaggcgacgcctcagTTAATCCGGATAGTGGGTGCGATcgtggggcacgtgtacggCTATTGGGCGATATCGTTTATCAGCGGATGACCCAGATTTgcttgatgttgacataaaagaggggGAAACCAAGGTGGTTTTGACACTTTCTGCACTTCAAACCTAAATCGTTGTCTTCAAGCTTCGCTCTCTGAGAGTTGAGGAGTAAGTTCTGCAAGTCGAGTGAGGGTGTTGAACTTGGAAGAAAGAGATTCCTCGAAGTGAAGACAGACATCTTCAAGCACACACAGTTCCCATATTTCAGGTTGGTGATCTAAGCCTCGTGTCTATTTGATTGTTTGTTGTTTCTGTCACTTGATACCTTTGCCTT
Coding sequences within:
- the LOC133712197 gene encoding probable membrane-associated kinase regulator 1 yields the protein MGRNKKLDQKSHTLPPSPTHSFSSSSSSDFEFTISCSPRKSSTPLCRPADELFYKGQLLPLHLSPRLSMVRTLLLLPSSSSSSSSAASDTTSSRDSTGSSSNDSRDSCDSSARPSSVAEEDEFKRLNSKYSSNDVVVKQDVLQIHNLSSQSQIKKNSKYFSLSRFSSVFKKDPNKQQHRVVVDADHNDVVSGSNSVKRASNTAKEVIRKYMKKVKPLYEKLSQKQQKMTTATSAEIRSEKLASSTDHELSGKASARNRESTNGGFSHSFSGNLRYPRRRGCVSSCPSSMRCSPSHSGVLSQTGQPAGGSSAGRAGATTSYAAVDRSSMEELQSAIQGAIAHCKNSLVQNKTMFSNEI